Sequence from the Nerophis lumbriciformis linkage group LG34, RoL_Nlum_v2.1, whole genome shotgun sequence genome:
tcttaaagagaagaaccaccaccccggtctgccaatccagaggtaacgCCCCCgatgtcttgtcaaccaagacagccccacagcatccagaaccttaaggaactccgggcggatctcatccatccGGGGCTTTGCCACAGAggagttttttaactacctcagcaacctcagccccagaaataggagagcccaccacagattccccaggcactgcttcctcatagaaagACGTGTAGATggtattgaggaggtcttcaaagtactccctccaccgatccacaaaatccgcagtcgaggtcagcagaacaccatcctcaccatacacaatgttgacagtgcactgcttccccctcctgaggcggcggatggtggtccagaatcgctttgaagccgtaaagaattttttttccatggcttccccgaactcctcctatGTCTGAGTTATTGCCTCTGCGACAACCAAAGCCGTGCGCcgattggcctgtcggtacctgtccgctgcctccggagtctcaTGAGCcgaaaggacccgataggactctttctttagcttgacggcatccctcaccactgGTGTCCAACagcaggttctaggattaccgccacaacaggcacaaacaaccttgcggccacaggtgtaatcgacaatagaggtatggaacatggtccactcggactcaatatccagcgcctccctcgggacatgttcaaagttcttccggaggtgggaattgaaactctctcggAGACTtagctagacgttcccagcagaccctcacaatgcgtttgtgcctgccaggtctgtctggtatcctcccccaccatcgcagccaactcaccacgtGATCGGCAGAAAgccccgcccctctcttcacccgattgtccaaaacatgagaccgcaaatccgatgacacaactacaaagacgATCattgaactgcggcctagggtgtcctggtgccaagtgcacatatggacacccttatgtttgaacataacaaaacaccacatgggttcagatccgagcggccattcttcccaataacGCCTCTccgggtttcactgtcgttgccaacatgagcgttgaagtcacccagcagaacaagggaatcacccgggggagcactctccagtactcccttgaGGTAATTCAAAAAAGggcgggtactctgagctgctgttcggTAAgctcaaacaacagtcaggaaccGTTCCTCCCCCACCAGAagacggagggaagctaccctctcgtccactgggttgaactccaacgtgcaggctttgagccggggggaaacagcAATTGtccccccagcccgtcgcctctcactgcgtgagTCCAGCctgtggttccagagcccttgctgtccgttgaagtgagtccgactagatatagccggaacttctccacctcgcgcaccagctcaggctccttctcccccagcgaggtgacattccacgtccgaagagctagcttatgtagctgaggatcagaccgccaagtgccaTGCTTTCGGCTGCTGCCCAGTTCACACTGCACCCGAGCTCTATGGCCCATCCTaagagtggtgagcccattggagggggacccacgttgcctcttcgggcctggctccagaggggggccccggtgacacgCTTCCGGGCGAGAGAAATCTGAGTCCTTGTTTTGTcttcttcataaaggtctttgactgctctttgtctgatccctcacctaggacctgtttgtcttgggagaccctaacagggagcattgaagtcccccggacaacatagctcctagggtcATTGGGACACGGAAACTCctttaccacgataaggtgggaGCTCAGAAAAGAGATAACATAATATAGATATAGGTAGGAGATAATACAAGTATAAAAAACAACAATTCATGAACAAATAGAGCATTCAACATTCAGTTTGAGGCTGTTTAATTGTTATAATACTATAAAATATTGTACACAGTAAATGTAGAAGGCACACGCTAAAAACAAAGCtgtgtttatatttataaatagcAATATTAGTACTTAGTGATTTAATTGTGAAAGGGCTCAGCTCATATTATCATTATTCTTATTGAATCCCAATATAAAGAAGAATTCAcaatatagtattattattaataaagtaGTTCAAGTTCTGCATGTCTTTAATAATGTGATCACACTTTGTATGTGTGGACGATATGATTTGGCGCGTCCTATGGAAGCGTCTCGACGTGAATGAAGGTGAGGACGACGTCGTGCAGGATGTTGATGCGGTTGATCTGGTTGAGCTCTCTGACGCGGTGTCGAAACTCAAACAGCGGAATGTTGTTGACCGCCACGCGGAACGACTCCTGCGTGCACAGGATCTTCATCTgaaagacagacacacacacacacacacacacactgactgtCATTTTCTATTGTGTTACATTACATTAAATTGGGATTATAGTTTAGTTTACTTGGAAGATGCTTCAAGGTGTTTTCAGAACAATTGTACAATTTATCACGtctgaaaagaagtaggaagaagcagatcgtaTCCCTTCTATAGTGTATGTGTATTATAACACAGTAGTTAATGACCTCAATGTGTCTGACTTCCTGTTCCTGCCATCTCTCCCtgtgcttgttttgctgtttAACTATGTCGTAGGATTGCGCGATATATACAAACTAAATGATACTGTTTACATTTAGCAGACAATAGAGTTTAAATAGTATCATCATATCGTGAAAATGCATGTTGATGAAACACTAGCTGTGTTGTGCACCCCTGACAGCGACAAGTAAATGAACACGTCCTCAAGACAAtgtagcgtccgagctagcaatcTGGtgactaacgtccctccacagtgctaaGCCGCTTTTAAGTCAGCAATCCTTGCCTCTACGGCGGTaaataaactgtttcttacaagtgttcgttatcactggaggactagagaaCAAGGAATTTGCTAAACATGCTACAGTACACATCGGAAAGGATACAAAAAAAGCATAACAAACTGCTAAGCTGGAACTGGTGAATAAGGGTGGgcggattgatacaaatatcaacagtaatgatacaagtatagtatcagtatattgtCAATATGATTAGATTCATATTTTATTATCACAAAGTCTTTTCTGTTGCTGTTTACAAATTCAGAAAAGAAGTCCTTGGACTGTTGAACATtttaagtatcagcattggtacgaCCAATACACCCCtgtgactacttggtattggatcaatacacaaatttgtagtattgcccaaaactaatgtaaagtattcacacaacagaagaattattacatttgaacaaaagtgtcgatagaaacatgttacaacagaaagtaataataataataataataatggattagatttatatagcacttttctattgACTAGACTCAGAGTAGCcagatattaactgtaaattcccaagtaaaaataataatagttttaaaaACATACTACAAAAGAAACAgttgcaatatgttactgcatatgtcagcagctaaattgggagcctttgaaacctgttttgaaatggttctattttcTTTCTCATGCCAAAttaaatatagattttaggccacatGGCCCCTCTACTATGTTGCAAAAAGACAACGTCTGCAGCGCCACAATAAATTGTTGCTCACAAGTTTAACTGGGCAACAATTGACTAATGCGTCCCACCATCTATTTGTTTATCTTTGTTGTTGTAAGCGGGTATTGTAGAGCTTTTTGAGCAACAACACGAGACCGCGACTGACCTCCAGGAGCCTCCCTGCAGCACAGCACTTCCCTGATCTAGGACCAGCTGTCCCAAACGTCTTTCCAACCCTTTCCACCTTTTCAGCCAAACGTTAGCCTGACATTAAAACCGTGGAGTCAGTCAAAGGTCGTGAAGGTAGCATCAATAAACACTCCCAGGATGCGTGGTGTTCATTTCAACACTTCCTGTGTGACCTCGTCATGCTCACCTCAAAGGGGCTCCCCAGGGCGAAGGGGAAAGGTCCCTTCAAGTCTCGCTCTTCAGACCCCCAGCGCTCGCCCACTTTGTGGTTGCGCACCAGCACCTGTTTGCCGCCCTCACTGAAGCGAGGGTTGATGTGGAAGGCGATGTCGTTTCCTCTCAGGAAGTTCACCGTGAACCTGCAAGAAGAAACAACTGTGTTCTCTGACGGTGGCCGTCCAAAGTAAGCTGGATGACTTACATCTTAGCGTTTGGTTTCACTTGGCCCAGGAGGGTCATCATCATCTTGTCGTACACTCCTCTGGACAGGTTCAGGTTGTAGGGAACGCTCTAAATATCCATAAACATTAACTTTGATACGAACACAGATCCTGTTTTTATGCTGTACTCACCAGCGGTCCAGATGTGGGCGGAAGCCAGTGTTGGGGCACCAAGGACGGGTTCTGACCGGGCCATCCTGACTGTCCTGGGTTGTAAGGCCAACCTGGGTGGGTGGCCCAACCTGGCATATTTGGATGTAGGTTTGGAACAGGAGCAGGTGCAGGGACAGAAACAGGGGCTGGTGCTGGTGGTACAGGAACAGGAGATACAGCTGGAACCTGGTAGGGTACTAGGGGTTGAACAGGAGCCGGTGGCTGGAGAGGCTGGTACTGGGTGCCTGGCCAACAAGGCTGGCAGTTAGGATTCGAAGATGGCACCATGGTCTGAGTAGGAGCCGGGATCATGTTTGTGGTTGGGGAAGGGGAGGGTGTTACGGTCTGAGGCGGGACTGGAACAGGGGTGACTCCAGAGACTGGTAATGGTTGAGTTCCAAGCCAGCAGGGAGTGTTAGGCTGGCCGGTCCAGCATGGAGCCGGCTGAGGAGGAAAGGCGGGTTGGGCAACCTGGGCGGCTTGTCCGGGCCATGAAGGGAACGTGGTCCCAGAAACCTGAGCAGGCCACAAGGCGCCAGTCTGTGGGACAGAACCAGGCGGGCAGCTGCCACACAGAACATCAGCATGCTGAGAAGGTGGGGAGGGCAGAGGGTCGGGGTCGACGATGGAGATACGAGGGAGAGAGAGGGTTGATAGGATGGACGACAACAACTTGCAGGTTCAACATCCACACAagcaaccatttcaacattctgaTTTAGACCACTGTTCTTACCTGTGCTGCCATCTGATATTGTGAAGGGTTACTTACGTCCATGATGCCTGGAACACAAGACCACATTACTTCATCTCAACAGGCACAATAACACACCTTCAATGAATAGAAAAACACCGCCTGCCGACCAAGATGCGTACGTTAGCTTTGTTCCGCACTTCAAATTGaaatcacaatttgttttgtgccccccccccccaccctgtttcttcatgaggattatgagtcattcttcagctaaatgggaatatatgaacatcctagcagtcgccatcctaatgacagcagaccttgcacagtaagtgatgttttattatgttgtgatgcgttttttaaattgatgcgccgcgtatgcttaaaatgatcaaaatatgtaaatattaaatgttattataaaagtgccagttactatattacatatatacttacatcatgtatataaaaccttgatggaggtgtttggatgtttttagggacTCTATAGGCAGAATAAAGCGTCTCCCTtatgctccattgtaagcagacttttgatcgcatttatttaatatttaggatgcattaaaaaaaaatacatccgtcgtcatgatcATCATAATGaacgtgaacgataggcaaaattctttAAAAAAGTGACGTTTCCCTTTAAGAATGATTTGTTCtcttgctgctgttttgcatctcTATTTAGTACGTCTAAAAATTatgtgcaaactggcagttgTGCAGAAAGGGCCGTGAGAAAGAACACTGGAGCTCCTAACtatgtatgcttgtcaacatatatgtattgttaaaataaaaaaataaaaaatagacatATCATCTatacagcaatatcattttagaatttcatagctgctggatgacttaaggagtctgatgaaaatatattcaattgatgcgtttcggTGTGTGCTGGTagattttttaatgacatttgtttttttcatataaaagataTATTATTAACATATGTCCTACATGAAAAAAACTTACTGCAAAATTGGTACATTTAAGCTGCATGtttaaaaacatagcaaaacgccacaggttggGAGGTGCATAATAacataaatgtgcagtaaatgagtttcGCCATGGTGAAAGATTCGTAAATGTCTATGCTGATTGTTGTTTTTATGTCTGGCTAAGCATTTTACTGGAGCAGCGCTCCAATTTTGTTGGATTTTTAATGTAtggacaataaaggtattctattctattctagtacacgcaaaacctcatttaaataaggcggtctgcacctgttatcaattgtacacgcagtacTACAACATGTctctgaatgttctcattcattcagGTCTTTGTATTCTCAGCTGCAACTGCagtgttcactttgtcttagaagacattttgactctcatccgagtagtcttcatcagttcatgatcatagacCTAGACTGGTCATcgctagtcttggacttagactgGTCAAATGTAGTATAGCAGCTGCTGCCAAATCCTCTGCCAGATTAGTAGGGGTGTCgatcgattttcagattaatcgagATTCTTATTTTTAGCGATTCTGAatcgttgaaaaaaaaatccaaaatctattttttttccagtctgtcctgtccagccactcaggcaaatcatattgttgatggagattgctcatatctgctgtacagatttactttataaagagaagtgttggatacttctcttgttgccttacttgtatttgactttaatacatgtttgggtagaattttattaaacaaaaccagttttcttctaAGTAATAATggaaatgtatcacagctgtcatgtctgtgtaatcatgttttgttttagtcatttttgtttagtttagttattggactctttagtttctggcttttcactcccttgtcttgtttccatggttacccattagtttcacctgttccacgtttggactcattgtgcactcttgtttgtcaccatagcaacccattagttttcacctgccctcacgactcacgcacctgtctttaatcatgtcactattatttaagcttccagttgccaggctgtctgtctggcgacatcatacccctgacactctgcttcccactctgtttacctctgcgcacttcatgccatgtccaagtaagttgtttctattcatgccacagttagcgacttttgttcatgtccttagttttttgcccacgtgcaagcatttgtttcatttgtcaagtttgtacttccgccttgtgcgcgcctttagtttgtttcttttgttatagtaaaaataaatatgtactcccattcccgtctcgcctgagccaactttccgttgccttctggaaaaacaaaatccaaggaccaagtcttgacaacagctgtttatctattttatggaggaatgtagtgaaTTATAGAAGTGGCACCCAATGGtattaaaaagtatggattttgaatcgatattcattttgaattgagaatcaattgtgaatcgaatcgtgtgaCGATTCACAGCCCAatagacaagatctgaccaatctaagtctaagacaagatcctaacaatctaagtctaagactagatcctaacaatctaagtctaagactagatcctaacaatctaagtctaagactagatcctaacaatctaagactagatcctaacaatctaagtctaagactagatcctaacaatctaagtctaagactagatcctaacaatctaagactagatcctaacagtctaagtctaagactagatcctgaccagtctaagtctaagactagatcctgaccagtctaagactagattctaCCAATCTAAGTCGACGACTAGATTCTACCAATCTAAGTCGACGACTAGATTCTACCAATCTAAGTCgacgactagatctgaccaacctaagtctatgactagatctgaccaacctaagtctaataataagtctatgagcatgaagtgatgaagcctactcagatGATAATAAAAACCACACAGTGCAGTATTAGTAGATAACCTGCAACAcaaccactaatagtacacatatTAATTTAGATCAGACTCCAGTTCCTCTAAAAGTTGTCCTCACCAGTCACAAACGTACTTCTGTAGAATAAGTTGTCGTCAATACTCGGTGTGTGTTAAAGACTCCAGACTCTCTTGGGTGTTTGTGAAAAATGATCCGTTAAGTTTATTAATGGAAGACTGTGCATGGTGACTCTCATTGAATGACGAGCACAGGAATGACAAAGTGAGTCATGCAGGAGACAACACAACCGCTCATTGAGTGTGAGGATGTTGCTGACTCGTGTGTGAAGAGAACAACTACACACGTGTGTGTCATGACCTCAGCATTACTTCATGACTTGCTCCTGTGACTGCAGATTGAATTAGTTCCTCAAAATGTACACCTTTATGCAACCAACCAtcaggcaacacacacacacacacacacacacacactcactcattcTCTGGACAActcattagttaaaaaaaatctgcctCTACCAAAACAACACTTGATTTTGACATTTAGTTTGGTTTGCTgtcattatttttacattatatttGCACTACGGGATCACAATTTATTCTGCGTTTTGTTTGTTCTATACAATTAACCTATGCTATTTACCACCTATAGCCTATTCCATCTGAATTATTATGTACTTGTCATCGTTCTTATGGTACTCAttgttaaagtcccaatgattgtcacacaaacacttggtgtggtgaaatttgtcctctgcatttgacccatccccttgttcatcccctgggaggtgaggggagcagtgagcagcaccgtGCGCTGTActcggaatcatttggtgatttaacccccaattccaacccttgatgctgagtgccaagcagggaggtaatgggtcccatttttttgtagtctttggtatgactcgaccggggtttgaactcaccacctcccagtctcagggcagaaactctaaccacaaggccactgagctacaTGAGGCTACATCTGGGACCTTGGATAGTACATGTCATGCCATATATATAGAACAATAAGGCTCATtgaatgttttaaatattaaaagtATGAATTGTGTTATTGCGGTTGTAGTTTGCAATGGTGTAGCACTACACTACATCATGCTGAAAGGTGTTTCTAATATTCTGACCCAGCTAAATACATAAACATAGTAAATATGAAATTGGtgattatataaatattacaaacagcttttGATATAATGAAGTGCTGTTGTATGCCAGTGATTAACAATATGTAGAGAATGCATTTCAAAGGCTCAATTTTGTATAGGATGTAAATAGATTATCCAAGTGTACTAAATTAAATTGTGTATTTCCTTAAGTGAAAGTGTATGTATGAATATTTTCTCTGTCATTTGTCATATGATGcactattgtattttatttatgcaCATACATATTTTTAATCCACCACTGTAGTGATTTACATGGCAATaattgtaaaaagtaaaaaataaaaataaaaatataacaaactaATAGTTTGCTAAGATTGATGAAAATGAATAAAAAGTCATGTTTAGTATACAAAACAAGAAAGaaatgaaatagaaaataaaataattcaatatggtaaataaaaagtGTTACCTGTGGTGTTGCTGTTGCTTGCAGGCTGCAATGATGTTGTCCAGCTGAATGAGTCTGTATGCAGCCAATGAAATTAGCTTTTATAGGCCAACAACATCCTCGCTGATTGGCCCTGCCTATTTTCATCACTGTCACACAACATTGATGCACACACATGAACATTTCACACGATTTTGCTTGCTCATCTAAAGATATTTACATCGCTAAAGAGGGCTAGGAAACATCAGCAAGCACTTTGGTGTTTTTCTTTAGTGCCGTCAAAAGATTAATTTCTAAAATCAGATGAAATACACTTttgattaatttaaattaatcacagtaaattacttgcctgTATCATTTTAATCAgctttgaaaaaaatatacaatattattatatattattataattgtaatacctACATGCAATTTTAGTgtcagaatccatccatccattttctaccgcttattccctttttggggtcgcggggggcgctggagcctatctcagctacaatcgggcggaaggcggggtacacccctgtCAGAATGACAtacagaaacatttttaaaatgttttgaatgcacataatttatttgctcaaatctttgacagccctactttttaaaaatgtatttagatattctaatcatttgtattaattttcatatattaaaaaaataaaaaaataaaaat
This genomic interval carries:
- the LOC133576156 gene encoding uncharacterized protein isoform X2, with protein sequence MDVSNPSQYQMAAQHADVLCGSCPPGSVPQTGALWPAQVSGTTFPSWPGQAAQVAQPAFPPQPAPCWTGQPNTPCWLGTQPLPVSGVTPVPVPPQTVTPSPSPTTNMIPAPTQTMVPSSNPNCQPCWPGTQYQPLQPPAPVQPLVPYQVPAVSPVPVPPAPAPVSVPAPAPVPNLHPNMPGWATHPGWPYNPGQSGWPGQNPSLVPQHWLPPTSGPLSVPYNLNLSRGVYDKMMMTLLGQVKPNAKMFTVNFLRGNDIAFHINPRFSEGGKQVLVRNHKVGERWGSEERDLKGPFPFALGSPFEMKILCTQESFRVAVNNIPLFEFRHRVRELNQINRINILHDVVLTFIHVETLP
- the LOC133576156 gene encoding uncharacterized protein isoform X1 — its product is MDLLSSILSTLSLPRISIVDPDPLPSPPSQHADVLCGSCPPGSVPQTGALWPAQVSGTTFPSWPGQAAQVAQPAFPPQPAPCWTGQPNTPCWLGTQPLPVSGVTPVPVPPQTVTPSPSPTTNMIPAPTQTMVPSSNPNCQPCWPGTQYQPLQPPAPVQPLVPYQVPAVSPVPVPPAPAPVSVPAPAPVPNLHPNMPGWATHPGWPYNPGQSGWPGQNPSLVPQHWLPPTSGPLSVPYNLNLSRGVYDKMMMTLLGQVKPNAKMFTVNFLRGNDIAFHINPRFSEGGKQVLVRNHKVGERWGSEERDLKGPFPFALGSPFEMKILCTQESFRVAVNNIPLFEFRHRVRELNQINRINILHDVVLTFIHVETLP